gatatttagaattgaccaatatgacgatgacacgtgtccctccgtttaaatgagggatatatttgaacccaaagtatgactgcaggggtatagataacccaatagtataacgaggagTATTCTTCGATCATTTTTggaagtagaggggtatatttggccctttgccgttcTCAAAAGGTAGTCCAAATGCAAAAGGaacaaacttgaaatgtaaaaacCAGAATGGAATAAATATGATCCATAAGTTTATGACAAAGAAATGTAATAGCAATGAGATGAGTTGCTAAACTACTGATTACTTTTTATGATAAACATTAGTGGCTAACATGGTAAACTAAAAATTAACCTACTATTACAATTTCAACTACACTGATAGTTgtaatgtttttttttaattgtagCGTATATAACTTAAACCTTGAACTTTGCTATAAAGACAACTCAACTAATATAAACAAATACTACTCTTATCATGCAAACTTCAGCAAGAGGTGATCAATAAAGGTGGGCATATAACAGAACACTTTGAAGTTCATATAGATGTTCAATCAAAGAACACTTTATGGTGATACAACATTCTACATCACCCTGCCTCCAACTCAAGTTTTCATTTTTTCTGCATCCATTTCTGTTTCCAACTCTTCTAGAGCTGTCCATAACTTCGAGTCCTTGAAATCATTGATAACAAATGTTGCACCAGCCTCTGACAGTAATTTTTCCGGGTTCCTTAGACCTAAACCTACAACCGGCATACCAGCAGCTACTCCAGCTTTTATTCCAGAGATAGAATCCTAAGCTCAAGTAAAAGATAATTATCAAAATTAAACATATTGCAGTTGATTATTAATATTTGTTTACCAACAGTTATCGTTAGTGTTAAATGTGTATTCCAAACCTCAAAAACGAATGCGTGCTTAGGAGATACTCCAAGTTCCTGAAGTGCCTTCAAGTAAGGGTCAGGAAAAGGTTTTGCTCGTTCACATTCGCTTCCAATGACAAGTAGTTCAAAGAAATCTGCTAGACCGAGCATTGAGATTATCAGCTCAGCATTCGGTCTTGGAGCATTAGTCACTGCTGCTCGTTTCAGACCGTGGTTCTCAATCCATTTGCATACCTCCTCTAGGCCGTCCAACGGTTTTAGCTGTTCTGATGCAATTCTGTGCATTTTTATGATTAGCTTCCAAATGTTATAGCAAATGAGTCTACTCTAATAAATATAATTTGGCAGATTTATAAAAAACAATCATAGAAATTAGCCTAGTCCGCCAAGATATGTGTTGGGTGTGCGAACAAAGTTCCACATTGGTAGCTGAAAAGATTGGAAGACTACATATAAGGTGTAGGGATCTCATTATGGTATGAGACCTTCTGGGAAAAACCGAACGAGCTTGGACCAGGTTGAGCCCAACATTATACAATTGAGATAGATCCTGATCTGAATCATGCAATTTATCAATCATATACGGGGATATCTAATGCTAATTGTTATATGACATATACTTCATTTTGATCAATGAACTTATTAATGATGCAGCAGCTTACTTTCGGAACATGTCTTCCTTATCATCCATAAATTTGATAGCTCTTTGGAAATCCCAATCTGGGAAAAGGACGTGACAGAGCTCATCATTATGCATACCGCTAATATTCTTTATGAAGAATTCCTCGCTTATGGGTGTTCCACCATTGAAACCTATCTGTTTAAAATGAAAACAGTTAGTTAAATGAAGAAGTATCTCCTGGACATCATTGTACAGAGTTGGAACTGATAACAACAGATACAATGAGTAGAAAATACAACCTCTTGAAGCATCTCTCGGAAGGCATAGTAGTGGATAGGATCCGAATCACATAATGTTCCATCAATGTCAAATAATATTGCTTTCAATGGAGCATCAACTGACAATGAACATTTGCTGCTTCACAGAAAAGGGATATTCAGGAACTGAAACAATGCCGTACAGAAAATCCACTTTTCTACATAGATGCTAGAAAATATTCTATAAACTCCTCTTAGTATTAGAGTACATCATTCCGTAAATTGAACTAGACAGAAGTTGCAATAATTATCGTAAGACAAGCTATATGATATTGCATATTAGATCGAGCAACTAGCTGCAATCATTCTTTCAGTTATTTATCATGCTAAGATGAGTTTCATTAGTATCAAATAAATTTTACAAAGAACTTTTACAATCGAGAGAGTAATGAAAAGTGACATGGCTATAATCCCATGAGACTCGCACCTTGTTCTAGAATGAGGAAGTTCATTAGCATACTTCTCATTTAAATATTTTCTTCCATCCAGTGATGTTTTGATAATGAGTTTAACTTTGGAAATTTCACCTAGATTTGCAAAATTGGAAGCCTACTATTAGGGACACTTGCACTTAATTACCTAACGTAGCAAGATTTTCAAAACATAGCAACATAACGGATTTTAGGCTCCAATCTTGCGAATAGCTGTAGAGAGAGTCAAAGGATGGAAAACTAAATGTTGTAGCCTTGAGCGTCATTCATGGCAATGGCAGCGTAAGTGAGGAAGCAGCTATTGGAGAACTGCGGATACTCTGAAGGAAATATAATTTATTTGAAATCTCTATATACTCTTTACAATTCTTTACTTCTCCATCGGTCTCTACAGTTGAAAATAAATAGCAATATCCTTAATTATAATAGTACAAAATCTGTTTTACCACAAAACATGAAAACATATTCCTATGTGAATTTTGACTACAAATCCCACTTAGACAAGAATTAAATAAACTAACAAATATCCTAAATAATTTTGGTTTTCTACTACAACTTTGAATTGTTTTTCTATTATTCTCCCCTAATTCGAAGTTATATATATCcaac
This DNA window, taken from Nicotiana tabacum cultivar K326 chromosome 15, ASM71507v2, whole genome shotgun sequence, encodes the following:
- the LOC107810979 gene encoding haloacid dehalogenase-like hydrolase domain-containing protein Sgpp, coding for MTALLSFRTVPSYVLPTKPFPRNNRMSLSSSTSNQQISKCSLSVDAPLKAILFDIDGTLCDSDPIHYYAFREMLQEIGFNGGTPISEEFFIKNISGMHNDELCHVLFPDWDFQRAIKFMDDKEDMFRKIASEQLKPLDGLEEVCKWIENHGLKRAAVTNAPRPNAELIISMLGLADFFELLVIGSECERAKPFPDPYLKALQELGVSPKHAFVFEDSISGIKAGVAAGMPVVGLGLRNPEKLLSEAGATFVINDFKDSKLWTALEELETEMDAEKMKT